The following are encoded together in the Coffea arabica cultivar ET-39 chromosome 1c, Coffea Arabica ET-39 HiFi, whole genome shotgun sequence genome:
- the LOC113729526 gene encoding uncharacterized protein isoform X1: MENNSTAGKQVGSASPSSSSISSFNHDLFGYKEPAPTGIFSSIFPPPSSVMGRSGSTSELIECIQGHSARSQVWDKGTPENLAKNNKDESHCMSNKKRSSIFQERAEPCPLSSSLYYGGQEDMYVQSSNAQSLGSYHGINQFKKHWEEDDQNGNDSHSASRGNWWQGTIMHVV; this comes from the exons ATGGAAAATAACAGTACTGCGGGAAAGCAAGTGGGTTCTGCTtctccatcttcatcatcaatatCATCATTCAATCATGATCTTTTTGGCTACAAGGAGCCAGCGCCAACTGGgattttctcttcaattttccCACCGCCATCTTCG GTCATGGGAAGGAGTGGCTCAACTTCTGAACTCATTGAATGTATCCAGGGGCATTCTGCTAGAAGCCAGGTCTGGGATAAAGGAACTCCAG AGAATCTGGCTAAGAACAATAAGGATGAAAGCCATTGCATGTCCAACAAGAAAAGGAGCTCAATATTTCAAGAAAGAGCAGAACCATGCCCTTTAAGTTCATCTTTGTACTATGGTGGTCAAGAAGATATGTATGTGCAGTCTTCAAATGCTCAGTCACTGGGCTCATACCATGGC ATAAATCAGTTTAAGAAACATTGGGAAGAGGATGACCAAAACGGGAACGACTCTCATTCTGCTTCTAGAGGGAATTGGTGGCAAGGTACGATTATGCATGTTGTATGA
- the LOC113729526 gene encoding uncharacterized protein isoform X2 has protein sequence MENNSTAGKQVGSASPSSSSISSFNHDLFGYKEPAPTGIFSSIFPPPSSVMGRSGSTSELIECIQGHSARSQVWDKGTPENLAKNNKDESHCMSNKKRSSIFQERAEPCPLSSSLYYGGQEDMYVQSSNAQSLGSYHGINQFKKHWEEDDQNGNDSHSASRGNWWQGSLYY, from the exons ATGGAAAATAACAGTACTGCGGGAAAGCAAGTGGGTTCTGCTtctccatcttcatcatcaatatCATCATTCAATCATGATCTTTTTGGCTACAAGGAGCCAGCGCCAACTGGgattttctcttcaattttccCACCGCCATCTTCG GTCATGGGAAGGAGTGGCTCAACTTCTGAACTCATTGAATGTATCCAGGGGCATTCTGCTAGAAGCCAGGTCTGGGATAAAGGAACTCCAG AGAATCTGGCTAAGAACAATAAGGATGAAAGCCATTGCATGTCCAACAAGAAAAGGAGCTCAATATTTCAAGAAAGAGCAGAACCATGCCCTTTAAGTTCATCTTTGTACTATGGTGGTCAAGAAGATATGTATGTGCAGTCTTCAAATGCTCAGTCACTGGGCTCATACCATGGC ATAAATCAGTTTAAGAAACATTGGGAAGAGGATGACCAAAACGGGAACGACTCTCATTCTGCTTCTAGAGGGAATTGGTGGCAAG GGTCACTTTATTATTAG